Proteins from a single region of Polycladomyces zharkentensis:
- a CDS encoding sporulation protein YjcZ, whose translation MSGFGYGGYGFGFGLRRLLIFLLVIATIFVFAGVGFGY comes from the coding sequence ATGAGCGGTTTCGGATATGGTGGATATGGCTTCGGATTCGGTCTGCGCCGTCTGCTGATCTTCCTGTTGGTGATCGCCACCATCTTCGTCTTTGCCGGAGTGGGCTTCGGTTACTGA
- a CDS encoding golvesin C-terminal-like domain-containing protein, giving the protein MRLSRWISGWLVLVWGMCLTLSQSWAASPPTNQLVKSTVSTKVPSEKTLRVGRLTGYFQQAAKEFGVPVQVLKAVGYAETRWMDHGRKPSQLNGYGIMHLADNPANHTLKEAARLLGVPVHTLKTDVQQNIRGAAAVMAQEARRQYAGRLPSNLGDWYTVVAAYGGTGSKLTTKWYADEVFRIIQRGAYRTVGGEDVWLSPARVTPNRGPYAEVKEVLPFAAPDYPGASWVPANSGNYTAANREADGNAINYVIIHTTEGSYAGTISWFQNPSAKVSAHYVIRSSDGAITQMVQNKDIAWHAGNWDYNVHSIGIEHEGYVNDPSWYTDTMYRASANLTRWICDRYGIPKDRAHIIGHHEVPGATHTDPGPGWDWNYYMSLVTQAPSIIVDNATSGRFSSGANWQISSWNTQKYGSDYRFATPQSISDAAWYKVNIATAGNYDVYAWWPANSGYNSATPFVIKTATGNKTVYKDQRVNGGKWVLLGTFSLGAGDDWIIGVSRWTTGSGYVIADAVKVVKR; this is encoded by the coding sequence ATGCGCTTGAGTCGTTGGATATCGGGGTGGTTGGTGTTGGTGTGGGGGATGTGTTTGACGTTATCCCAATCATGGGCCGCCTCCCCGCCGACAAATCAGTTGGTGAAGTCGACGGTGTCGACGAAGGTACCGTCGGAAAAAACGTTGCGGGTCGGTCGGTTGACCGGTTATTTTCAGCAAGCGGCCAAAGAGTTCGGAGTGCCCGTGCAGGTGTTGAAGGCTGTAGGCTATGCCGAAACCCGGTGGATGGATCACGGGAGGAAACCGAGTCAATTGAACGGATACGGGATCATGCACTTGGCGGACAATCCCGCCAACCACACGTTGAAAGAAGCGGCTCGCTTGTTGGGCGTGCCGGTGCATACATTGAAAACCGATGTTCAGCAGAACATCAGGGGAGCGGCTGCGGTCATGGCGCAGGAAGCACGCCGGCAATATGCGGGTCGCCTCCCGTCCAACCTGGGTGATTGGTATACGGTGGTAGCGGCCTACGGCGGTACCGGTTCCAAATTGACAACCAAATGGTACGCGGATGAAGTGTTTCGGATCATCCAGCGCGGCGCGTACCGGACCGTCGGGGGAGAAGATGTGTGGCTGTCACCCGCGCGAGTGACACCGAACCGCGGCCCTTATGCGGAAGTGAAAGAGGTATTGCCCTTTGCTGCACCGGATTATCCGGGGGCTTCATGGGTTCCGGCCAACAGCGGCAATTACACGGCAGCCAATCGGGAAGCGGATGGAAATGCGATCAATTATGTGATTATTCATACGACGGAAGGGAGTTATGCGGGGACGATCAGTTGGTTCCAAAATCCGTCGGCCAAAGTGAGCGCTCATTACGTCATCCGTTCCAGCGACGGGGCGATCACGCAGATGGTGCAAAACAAGGATATTGCCTGGCACGCGGGAAACTGGGATTACAATGTCCACAGTATCGGGATCGAACATGAGGGATACGTGAACGATCCCAGTTGGTACACGGATACGATGTATCGGGCTTCGGCCAACCTGACGCGTTGGATTTGCGACAGATACGGCATTCCGAAAGACCGGGCGCACATCATCGGGCATCATGAAGTGCCGGGAGCGACGCATACCGATCCGGGACCGGGATGGGACTGGAACTATTATATGTCCCTGGTGACCCAGGCACCCTCGATCATCGTCGACAACGCCACGTCAGGGCGGTTCTCGTCCGGTGCCAATTGGCAGATCAGCTCTTGGAACACGCAAAAATACGGTTCCGATTACCGATTTGCCACCCCGCAGTCGATCAGCGATGCGGCTTGGTATAAAGTGAACATCGCCACGGCCGGCAATTATGATGTATATGCCTGGTGGCCGGCCAACAGCGGATACAACAGCGCGACGCCTTTCGTGATCAAAACGGCCACCGGCAACAAGACAGTGTATAAAGATCAGCGCGTCAACGGCGGCAAATGGGTGTTGCTCGGCACGTTTTCATTGGGTGCGGGTGACGATTGGATCATCGGCGTCTCCCGTTGGACTACCGGCAGTGGATATGTGATCGCCGATGCGGTCAAAGTGGTGAAACGTTGA
- a CDS encoding UDP-N-acetylmuramoyl-tripeptide--D-alanyl-D-alanine ligase — protein sequence MTELYPIQMKQLAAIIGGRIYRGSPRKAIRSAIQYSSKYVRPGVVFFLDPKKIKNMAAVMRNLRATRAGCIVVPAGWEHRIPAGHAVIRVSDPFVAALKLAKWQYVQCHQPMVIGVTGSCGKSTTKEMIASILMQKYRTLKSWANNNVFSCIPSHFFRLRPSHQVVVLEMGMANFGNIRSQCLFSKPSIGIITNVGRAHAGKLGSSVENVARAKQEMIDGLRPGGIIVLNADDPGTRKLSLRRFQGKVVTFGIYRPANVRAQNIRFTRKGISFEVNSTPYFIPVWGTHNVYNALAAIAVGRLMKVPTESIRRGLRSFTPPPMRLQPLRGINGHTLINDAYNANPDSMIAGLKVLKKIGAGRTTVAVLGDMSELGRLTESGHREVGREVARLQISYLFTIGPRARSIAAAAKEAGMPGSRIRSFSSGMSLVNHLRHNLPAGSVLYFKASRSMKLEQCIKPLRLR from the coding sequence GTGACGGAGTTGTATCCGATTCAGATGAAGCAATTGGCCGCCATCATCGGCGGACGCATTTACCGCGGCTCCCCGCGCAAAGCCATTCGTTCCGCCATCCAGTACAGCTCCAAATATGTCCGTCCGGGCGTTGTCTTCTTTCTCGACCCGAAGAAAATCAAAAATATGGCAGCGGTGATGCGGAATTTGCGGGCCACGCGGGCCGGCTGTATCGTCGTCCCTGCGGGCTGGGAACACCGAATTCCCGCCGGGCATGCAGTCATCCGCGTTTCCGATCCGTTTGTGGCCGCCTTGAAACTGGCCAAATGGCAATACGTACAATGTCATCAACCGATGGTAATCGGCGTGACCGGCAGTTGCGGCAAATCGACGACCAAGGAAATGATCGCCTCCATTCTCATGCAAAAATACCGCACGCTGAAGTCTTGGGCCAACAACAATGTTTTCTCCTGCATTCCCAGCCATTTTTTCCGTTTGCGCCCCAGTCATCAGGTCGTCGTGCTGGAAATGGGGATGGCCAACTTCGGTAACATCCGCAGTCAGTGCTTGTTTTCCAAGCCGTCTATCGGGATCATCACCAACGTGGGAAGAGCTCATGCGGGGAAACTGGGCAGCTCGGTGGAGAATGTGGCACGTGCCAAACAGGAAATGATCGACGGCCTCAGACCCGGTGGCATCATCGTGCTCAACGCCGATGACCCCGGTACACGCAAATTGTCTCTGCGCCGTTTTCAAGGGAAAGTCGTCACGTTCGGCATCTACCGGCCTGCCAATGTGAGAGCGCAAAACATTCGATTTACCAGAAAAGGCATCTCGTTTGAGGTCAACAGCACGCCGTATTTTATCCCGGTTTGGGGGACGCACAACGTCTACAATGCGCTGGCCGCCATCGCTGTCGGCCGATTGATGAAAGTGCCGACGGAATCGATTCGGCGCGGATTGCGCTCGTTTACGCCGCCGCCGATGCGCCTGCAACCCCTGCGCGGCATCAACGGTCACACACTGATCAATGACGCGTACAATGCCAATCCCGACTCAATGATCGCCGGATTGAAAGTGTTGAAGAAGATCGGGGCAGGGCGGACCACAGTCGCCGTACTGGGGGACATGTCAGAACTGGGCAGGCTCACCGAGAGCGGGCACCGGGAGGTCGGGCGGGAAGTGGCCCGCTTGCAGATCAGTTATCTGTTCACGATCGGCCCGCGCGCCAGGTCCATCGCCGCTGCCGCCAAAGAGGCAGGAATGCCGGGATCCCGCATCCGCTCCTTTTCCTCCGGGATGTCACTGGTCAACCACTTGCGTCACAATCTGCCTGCCGGATCAGTTCTCTATTTTAAAGCGTCCCGGTCGATGAAACTGGAACAGTGCATCAAACCGTTGCGTTTGCGATGA
- a CDS encoding PTS fructose transporter subunit IIC gives MKLLAVTACPVGIAHTYIAAEKLKKAAEESGYTIKVETWGSIGVENAFTQEEILEADGIILAADKEVDKHRFHGKRVLECSVQDAIHRPEELLKRFAEGDVPVYRDPEKVERKREETQAQKAETQRSFYRNLMSGVSYMIPFVVVGGLLIALSLGFGGKPTSQGFVVPDHSFWKPMLEVGKAGFLFMVPILAGFIAYSIADRPGLAPGMIGGYIAANGSFYGSEAGAGFIGGIIAGFLAGYLAKGIKSLRVPKMIQPIMPILVIPLLTSILIAVLFIYVIGAPISAIMTGLTHWLNGMQDASKVVLALILGAMIAFDMGGPINKVAFLFGAAMIGQGQPFIMGAIAAAICTPPLGMGLATLLAKHKYYPEEWEAGKAALAMGLVGITEGAIPFASRDPFRVIPSIMIGSMVAAVIAMLGGVTDHVPHGGPIVAVFQAVDHVPMFAFAIVVGTVVTALLVNALKKTVSDGE, from the coding sequence ATGAAACTGTTGGCAGTAACCGCTTGTCCAGTGGGGATCGCTCACACGTACATCGCTGCCGAAAAGTTGAAAAAAGCGGCGGAAGAGTCCGGTTATACGATCAAGGTGGAAACCTGGGGTTCCATCGGTGTGGAAAACGCATTCACACAGGAGGAGATTCTGGAAGCGGACGGGATTATTCTCGCCGCGGACAAGGAGGTGGACAAACATCGTTTTCATGGCAAACGGGTGTTGGAGTGTTCCGTACAGGATGCGATCCATCGACCGGAAGAGTTGTTGAAACGTTTCGCCGAGGGGGATGTTCCCGTGTACCGGGACCCGGAAAAAGTGGAACGAAAACGGGAGGAAACACAAGCGCAAAAGGCGGAAACACAGCGATCCTTTTACCGCAACCTGATGAGTGGCGTTTCCTACATGATCCCGTTTGTGGTGGTCGGCGGACTGTTGATCGCATTGTCGCTCGGTTTCGGAGGAAAACCCACCTCGCAGGGGTTTGTGGTGCCTGATCATTCATTCTGGAAGCCGATGTTGGAAGTGGGTAAGGCCGGTTTTCTGTTCATGGTGCCCATCCTGGCCGGATTCATCGCTTACAGCATCGCGGATCGCCCCGGTCTGGCTCCCGGCATGATCGGCGGCTATATCGCGGCCAATGGGAGCTTTTACGGAAGCGAAGCGGGCGCCGGATTCATCGGTGGGATCATTGCCGGATTTTTGGCGGGCTACCTGGCCAAAGGCATCAAATCTTTGCGCGTACCGAAGATGATTCAGCCCATTATGCCCATTTTGGTGATTCCCTTGCTCACGTCCATATTGATCGCCGTTCTCTTTATCTATGTGATCGGGGCACCCATATCCGCGATCATGACGGGGTTGACCCATTGGCTCAACGGTATGCAAGATGCCAGCAAAGTGGTGTTGGCCTTGATTTTGGGAGCGATGATCGCATTTGATATGGGCGGTCCGATCAACAAGGTGGCATTTTTGTTCGGAGCGGCGATGATCGGTCAGGGACAGCCCTTTATCATGGGAGCGATTGCCGCCGCGATTTGCACGCCGCCGCTCGGCATGGGTCTGGCCACGTTGCTGGCCAAGCATAAATATTACCCCGAAGAATGGGAGGCAGGGAAGGCGGCTTTGGCCATGGGATTGGTCGGAATCACGGAAGGGGCGATTCCGTTTGCATCCCGGGACCCTTTCCGCGTCATTCCGAGCATCATGATTGGTTCCATGGTGGCGGCAGTGATCGCCATGCTGGGGGGCGTTACGGATCATGTGCCGCATGGGGGGCCGATCGTGGCGGTGTTCCAAGCCGTTGACCATGTTCCGATGTTTGCCTTTGCCATCGTGGTGGGGACGGTTGTAACGGCATTGTTGGTCAATGCACTGAAAAAAACAGTCTCCGACGGCGAGTGA
- the manA gene encoding mannose-6-phosphate isomerase, class I — protein MRPAPIFLKPVFKERIWGGHTLRERFHYDIPSEKTGECWAISAHPNGQSTVADGPYAGWKLGELWHHHRELFGHHPSRSFPLLVKILDTNDDLSVQVHPDDPYANRWERGENGKTECWYVIDCTDGAEMVYGHTAQTREEFEERLQKGEWDRLLRRVKVKPGDFFYVPSGTVHALGPGMLVLETQQNSDTTYRLYDYNRVDTAGNKRELHIERALDVIRYPHREAVFRPQVCRVPGGCVTTLITCDYFTVQKWDVHGDMDLWQSHAFINISVIDGIGALVSDSGCRSIKKGDHFILPYGMGQVRLTGELTLIVSFP, from the coding sequence TTGCGACCGGCGCCTATCTTTCTCAAACCGGTTTTCAAGGAGCGGATTTGGGGCGGACATACGCTGAGAGAGCGGTTTCATTACGACATTCCGTCCGAAAAAACCGGCGAATGTTGGGCCATCTCCGCACATCCGAACGGCCAAAGCACCGTAGCGGATGGTCCCTATGCGGGGTGGAAATTGGGGGAGTTGTGGCATCATCATCGGGAGCTGTTCGGTCACCATCCGTCCCGATCGTTTCCCCTTTTGGTCAAAATATTGGATACGAACGATGATCTCTCCGTTCAGGTGCACCCTGACGACCCGTACGCCAACCGATGGGAGCGGGGAGAAAACGGCAAGACGGAATGTTGGTACGTCATCGATTGCACCGATGGCGCAGAGATGGTCTATGGTCATACGGCACAAACACGGGAAGAATTTGAGGAACGGTTGCAAAAGGGGGAATGGGATCGGTTACTGCGTCGGGTCAAAGTCAAACCGGGAGATTTTTTCTACGTACCCAGCGGCACCGTTCATGCACTCGGTCCGGGAATGTTGGTGTTGGAAACGCAGCAAAATTCCGACACAACATACCGACTGTACGATTACAACCGGGTTGACACAGCGGGAAACAAAAGGGAATTGCACATCGAACGGGCGCTGGATGTGATCCGGTACCCTCACCGGGAGGCGGTTTTCCGCCCACAAGTGTGCAGGGTGCCAGGGGGGTGTGTCACCACCTTGATCACATGTGACTATTTCACCGTTCAAAAATGGGATGTCCACGGGGACATGGATTTGTGGCAATCCCACGCTTTCATCAATATCAGCGTCATCGACGGAATCGGGGCGTTGGTCAGTGATTCGGGTTGCCGTTCCATCAAAAAAGGCGATCATTTCATCTTGCCGTACGGCATGGGGCAAGTACGGTTGACGGGAGAGTTGACGCTGATCGTTTCCTTTCCGTGA
- a CDS encoding PTS sugar transporter subunit IIA: MAQLITDDLIDLELSGRVKEEILDEMIHMLDRSGVLIDASRFRNAVMERETQGHTGIGFGIAIPHGKSDAVKTPRVAFGVKKEGVIWDPSGERVQLVFLIAVPEKQAGNEHLQILRLLAQKLIDEQFRNALLKVATKEEARQLLAAV; the protein is encoded by the coding sequence ATGGCACAGTTGATTACGGATGATTTGATTGATTTGGAATTATCCGGCCGCGTTAAAGAAGAGATTTTGGATGAAATGATTCACATGTTGGATCGTTCGGGTGTGCTCATCGATGCCTCGCGGTTCAGGAACGCTGTCATGGAACGCGAAACGCAAGGCCATACGGGAATCGGCTTCGGAATCGCCATTCCCCACGGCAAATCAGATGCCGTGAAAACGCCGCGGGTCGCATTTGGAGTGAAAAAGGAAGGGGTGATATGGGACCCGTCAGGCGAAAGGGTTCAGTTGGTCTTTCTGATCGCCGTACCTGAGAAGCAAGCCGGAAATGAGCATTTGCAAATACTCCGGTTATTGGCCCAAAAACTGATCGATGAGCAGTTTCGAAACGCCTTGCTGAAGGTGGCGACCAAAGAGGAAGCACGCCAATTGTTGGCTGCGGTCTAG